In Dromaius novaehollandiae isolate bDroNov1 chromosome 3, bDroNov1.hap1, whole genome shotgun sequence, the following are encoded in one genomic region:
- the OPN3 gene encoding opsin-3 isoform X1 has product MHSGNSTGTASRLEPAAAEQEAPGERPLFSAGTYRLLALLIATIGMLGLCNNLLVLVLYYKFKRLRTPTNLFLVNISLSDLLVSVFGVSLTFMSCLRSRWVWDAAGCVWDGFSNSLFGIVSVMTLTVLAYERYVRVVHAKVIDFSWSWRAITYIWLYSLAWTGAPLLGWNRYTLEIHGLGCSVDWKSKDPNDTSFVLLFFLGCLVAPVGIMAYCYGHILYAVRMLRCVEDFQTVQVIKLLKYEKKVAKMCFLMISTFLICWMPYAVVSLLVTYGYGNLVTPTVAIIPSFFAKSSTAYNPVIYIFMSRKFRRCLLQLLCFRLMRFQRTVKETSATGNDKPLRPIVMSQKVGDRPKKKVTFSSSSIIFIITSDDTQQIDDNSKHSGTKVNVIQVKPL; this is encoded by the exons ATGCACTCCGGGAACAGCACGGGCACGGCGAGCCGCCTGGAGCCCGCGGCGGCCGAGCAGGAGGCGCCGGGCGAGCGGCCCCTCTTCAGCGCCGGCACCTACCGGCTGCTGGCGCTGCTCATCGCCACCATCGGCATGCTGGGATTGTGCAACAacttgctggtgctggtgctCTACTACAAGTTCAAGCGGCTCCGCACGCCCACCAACCTCTTCCTCGTCAACATCAGCCTCAGCGACCTGCTGGTGTCCGTCTTCGGCGTGAGCCTCACCTTCATGTCCTGCCTGAGGAGCCGCTGGGTGTGGGACGCGGCCGGCTGCGTCTGGGACGGCTTCAGCAACAGCCTCTTCG GAATTGTTTCAGTTATGACTCTCACTGTTCTTGCTTATGAGCGCTACGTTCGAGTAGTCCATGCAAAAGTGATTGACTTCTCTTGGTCTTGGCGAGCTATCACATACATCTGGCTCTATTCATTAGCCTGGACTGGAGCGCCTCTTTTGGGCTGGAACAGATACACACTGGAAATCCATGGATTAGGTTGTTCAGTGGACTGGAAGTCAAAAGACCCCAATGATACCTCCTTCGTGCTCTTGTTTTTCCTTGGCTGTCTAGTAGCACCTGTTGGGATCATGGCCTATTGCTATGGCCATATTCTATATGCAGTGAGGATG CTTCGCTGTGTAGAAGATTTCCAGACTGTTCAAGTGATCAAACTtctaaaatatgaaaagaagGTGGCTAAAATGTGTTTCTTAATGATTTCCACGTTCCTTATTTGTTGGATGCCTTACGCAGTGGTCTCCCTGCTGGTAACATACGGCTATGGCAACCTTGTAACTCCAACGGTAGCTATCATCCCATCTTTCTTTGCCAAGTCAAGCACTGCTTATAATCCAGTCATCTACATCTTCATGAGTAGAAAG TTTCGGCGATGCCTTTTGCAACTCCTGTGCTTTCGCCTGATGAGATTCCAAAGGACTGTGAAAGAGACATCAGCAACAGGGAACGACAAACCACTAAGACCAATAGTTATGTCTCAGAAAGTAGGGGACAGGCCAAAGAAGAAAGTGACTTTCAGCTCCTCCTCTATCATTTTTATTATCACCAGTGATGACACTCAGCAAATAGATGACAACAGTAAACACAGTGGGACAAAAGTAAATGTCATCCAAGTAAAGCCACTATAG